A part of Gossypium hirsutum isolate 1008001.06 chromosome A07, Gossypium_hirsutum_v2.1, whole genome shotgun sequence genomic DNA contains:
- the LOC107926687 gene encoding ASC1-like protein 1 isoform X2, with protein sequence MHYFLIKFYFSFSEVGSKHDIDFIKLKLKMAVSLNLNHSSFHPICQNKKYSFQFIPLSLSIFFENKQMGLFGLLSSINWDSEFYPQLTDFVYLPFFALFFLFVRLFLDKFIFENLARRLVLGKGHTLHDVQKHDNRKKLNKFKESAWKCIYFFSSELLSIYVAYGEPWLTNSRYFWEGPGKQVWPDQKIKLKLKAYYTYAGGFYIYALFALIFWETRRSDFLVTMVHHIATIILIVLSYVCRFARVGIVTLALHEGSDVFLETAKMSKYSGLEWLASVAFVLFALSWTILRVSLFPFWIIRSTTKRLMICLVCR encoded by the exons AtgcattattttttaattaaattttacttttctttttcagAAGTAGGAAGCAAACATGATATCGATTTCAtaaaattaaagttgaaaatgGCTGTCTCTCTCAATCTCAACCACAGCTCATTTCACCCCATttgccaaaataaaaaatattcttttcaGTTTATCCCTCtttctctttcaattttcttCGAAAATAAACAAATGGGTCTTTTTGGTTTGCTTAGTTCCATCAACTGGGACTCTGAGTTTTACCCACAGCTCACTGATTTCGTTTACCTCCCTTTCTTTgctcttttcttcctttttgtcaGGCTTTTCCTAGACAAATTTATCTTTGAg AATTTAGCTAGGAGACTGGTCCTTGGTAAAGGCCACACCTTACATGATGTTCAGAAGCATGATAACAGGAAGAAACTCAATAAATTCAAAGAGTCAGCATGGAAATGTATCTATTTTTTTTCCTCAGAGTTATTATCTATATATGTTGCCTACGGTGAGCCTTGGCTTACCAATAGCAGGTACTTTTGGGAAGGGCCTGGAAAACAGGTTTGGCCTGATCAAAAAATTAA ATTGAAGTTAAAAGCATATTACACATATGCTGGCGGGTTCTATATATACGCCctatttgctttgattttttgGGAGACAAGACGTTCAGACTTTTTGGTGACCATGGTTCACCACATAGCAACTATAATTCTCATTGTTCTATCTTACGTATGCAG GTTTGCTCGTGTAGGTATAGTTACTTTAGCCCTTCATGAAGGGAGTGATGTGTTCCTAGAAACTGCAAAGATGTCAAAATATAGTGGCTTGGAATGGCTTGCTAGTGTTGCATTTGTTCTTTTTGCTCTCTCTTGGACCATTCTACGCGTGTCGTTATTTCCATTCTGGATAATCCGGAGTACAAC AAAACGTTTAATGATTTGCTTGGTGTGCCGATAA
- the LOC107926689 gene encoding serine/threonine-protein kinase 16 — translation MGCSFSGLNALYDAVNGGGDVWINDNRFRIVRQLGEGGFAYVYLVKEVISDASSASSVGLAKKVKDPSHLSDDGTYAMKKVLVQNNEQLELVREEIRVSSLFSHPNLLSLLDHAIIAIKPTQEGSWNHEAYLLFPVHLDGTLLDNSNAMKAKKEFFSTSDVLQIFRQLCAGLKHMHGLVPPYAHNDVKPGNVILTRRKGQAPLAILMDFGSARPARKQIRSRSEALQLQEWASEHCSAPFRAPELWDCPSDADIDERTDIWSLGCTLYAIMYGVSPFEYALGESGGSLQLAIINAQIKWPAGPKPPYPEALHQFVTWMLQPQAAVRPQLDDIIIHVDKLISKFSQ, via the exons atgGGGTGTTCATTTTCAGGGTTGAATGCTTTATACGACGCCGTAAATGGTGGAGGGGACGTTTGGATCAATGACAACAGGTTCAGGATCGTGAGGCAGTTGGGTGAAGGTGGATTCGCTTATGTCTATTTGGTGAAGGAAGTCATATCCGACGCCTCTTCAGCTTCATCTGTTGGCTTAGCCAAAAAAGTCAAGGACCCTTCTCATCTTTCCG ATGATGGAACTTATGCAATGAAAAAAGTTCTCGTTCAGAATAATGAGCAGTTGGAATTGGTTCGTGAGGAGATCCGTGTTTCATCCTTGTTTAGTCACCCTAATCTGCTTTCACTTCTTGATCATGCTATTATTGCCATTAAG CCTACACAAGAAGGATCATGGAATCATGAAGCATATTTGTTATTTCCTGTTCATTTGGATGGAACATTACTGGACAATTCCAATGCTATGAAAGCTAAAAAGGAATTCTTTTCTACCTCAGATGTTCTTCAAATATTTCGGCAG CTGTGTGCAGGGCTGAAACATATGCATGGTCTTGTTCCTCCATATGCACATAATGATGTCAAGCCAGGAAATGTTATTTTAACCCGAAGAAAAGGGCAAGCACCACTTGCTATATTGATGGATTTCGGTAGTGCTCGTCCTGCAAGGAAACAAATCCGCTCTCGTTCTGAGGCACTCCAGCTTCAG GAATGGGCATCTGAGCATTGTTCAGCACCTTTCCGAGCTCCTGAGTTGTGGGATTGCCCAAGCGATGCTGATATTGATGAGAGAACTGATATTTGGTCGTTGGGATGCACTTTATATGCAATAAT GTATGGGGTATCTCCGTTTGAGTACGCACTTGGAGAATCCGGAGGAAGCCTACAATTGGCCATTATAAATGCACAGATCAAGTGGCCAGCTGGACCTAAACCACCATATCCGGAAGCTCTTCACCAGTTTGTGACATGGATGCTTCAGCCTCAGGCTGCTGTTCGCCCACAGCTAGATGATATCATAATTCATGTAGACAAGTTGATCTCAAAGTTTTCACAGTGA
- the LOC107926687 gene encoding ASC1-like protein 1 isoform X1: protein MHYFLIKFYFSFSEVGSKHDIDFIKLKLKMAVSLNLNHSSFHPICQNKKYSFQFIPLSLSIFFENKQMGLFGLLSSINWDSEFYPQLTDFVYLPFFALFFLFVRLFLDKFIFENLARRLVLGKGHTLHDVQKHDNRKKLNKFKESAWKCIYFFSSELLSIYVAYGEPWLTNSRYFWEGPGKQVWPDQKIKLKLKAYYTYAGGFYIYALFALIFWETRRSDFLVTMVHHIATIILIVLSYVCRFARVGIVTLALHEGSDVFLETAKMSKYSGLEWLASVAFVLFALSWTILRVSLFPFWIIRSTTYEVLLTLDKEKHMVDGSIYYYLFNTLLFCLLVVHIYWWILMIRVIMRQVKSGGQVDDVRSDSEGEDEHED, encoded by the exons AtgcattattttttaattaaattttacttttctttttcagAAGTAGGAAGCAAACATGATATCGATTTCAtaaaattaaagttgaaaatgGCTGTCTCTCTCAATCTCAACCACAGCTCATTTCACCCCATttgccaaaataaaaaatattcttttcaGTTTATCCCTCtttctctttcaattttcttCGAAAATAAACAAATGGGTCTTTTTGGTTTGCTTAGTTCCATCAACTGGGACTCTGAGTTTTACCCACAGCTCACTGATTTCGTTTACCTCCCTTTCTTTgctcttttcttcctttttgtcaGGCTTTTCCTAGACAAATTTATCTTTGAg AATTTAGCTAGGAGACTGGTCCTTGGTAAAGGCCACACCTTACATGATGTTCAGAAGCATGATAACAGGAAGAAACTCAATAAATTCAAAGAGTCAGCATGGAAATGTATCTATTTTTTTTCCTCAGAGTTATTATCTATATATGTTGCCTACGGTGAGCCTTGGCTTACCAATAGCAGGTACTTTTGGGAAGGGCCTGGAAAACAGGTTTGGCCTGATCAAAAAATTAA ATTGAAGTTAAAAGCATATTACACATATGCTGGCGGGTTCTATATATACGCCctatttgctttgattttttgGGAGACAAGACGTTCAGACTTTTTGGTGACCATGGTTCACCACATAGCAACTATAATTCTCATTGTTCTATCTTACGTATGCAG GTTTGCTCGTGTAGGTATAGTTACTTTAGCCCTTCATGAAGGGAGTGATGTGTTCCTAGAAACTGCAAAGATGTCAAAATATAGTGGCTTGGAATGGCTTGCTAGTGTTGCATTTGTTCTTTTTGCTCTCTCTTGGACCATTCTACGCGTGTCGTTATTTCCATTCTGGATAATCCGGAGTACAAC CTATGAAGTTCTTTTAACATTGGATAAGGAGAAGCACATGGTGGATGGATCTATATACTACTATTTGTTTAATACTCTTCTTTTCTGCTTGCTTGTTGTTCATATTTATTGGTGGATCTTGATGATACGAGTGATTATGAGACAAGTCAAATCCGGCGGACAGGTTGATGATGTTCGATCAG ATTCTGAAGGCGAGGATGAACATGAGGATTGA